Proteins encoded in a region of the Eschrichtius robustus isolate mEscRob2 chromosome 14, mEscRob2.pri, whole genome shotgun sequence genome:
- the PLA2G3 gene encoding group 3 secretory phospholipase A2: protein MGVLVVLFGVLNFLGAALGGSPALHLHSTSCHLARPISGSPLGSLSFLGKDAQGLALFHARWDGHGRLQVCSRQDEPELTTAFSTLCAGEITQDSFIHTPGPELQRALATLKSQWEACRGPAESLAGTREKRAAGQSGAPGMGNQRVKRGWTMPGTLWCGVGDSAGNSSELGVFQGPDLCCQEHDRCPQTVSPFQYNYGIRNYRLHTISHCNCDARFQQCLHNQRDSISDIVGVAFFNVLAIPCFVLEDQEACVEWYWWGGCRTYGSVSLARLQPRIFYNASWSSLAIPLTPSPQNPAPSKPRWIQHPQKWPAQQKESKYPSQANATALQAPVASLGPDVASIVRLEVTDSGLQGPWRGLKPQGARQACRSFRRLDQCEHQIGPQKTKFQLFNNAREPLFHCNCTRRLARFLRLHSPPVGANILWELLGKTCFKLAPPLDCAEGKGCSRDPRAIKVSARHLRRLQQRQLQLQGTGTDNRQAWTSEHPKAPMSFYDRCLQLTQGAGRPEGQQKSWNQ from the exons ATGGGGGTTCTGGTGGTGCTCTTCGGGGTGCTGAACTTCCTGGGGGCAGCTCTGGGGGGCTCCCCTGCCCTCCACTTGCACAGCACCTCCTGCCACTTGGCCAGACCCATCTCTGGCAGCCCTTTGGGGTCCCTTAGCTTCTTGGGCAAGGATGCCCAGGGACTAGCCCTCTTCCATGCCCGCTGGGATGGGCACGGGAGGCTGCAGGTGTGCAGCCGGCAGGATGAGCCAGAGCTCACTACAGCCTTCAGTACCCTCTGTGCTGGTGAGATCACCCAAGACTCCTTCATCCACACCCCGGGACCTGAGCTGCAGAGAGCCCTGGCCACCCTTAAGAGTCAGTGGGAGGCCTGCAGAGGGCCTGCCGAGAGTCTAGCAGGGACCAGGGAGAAGCGAGCAGCAGGGCAGAGTGGAGCGCCTGGCATGGGGAACCAGCGGGTGAAGAGAGGCTGGaccatgcctggcacactgtGGTGTGGAGTCGGGGATTCTGCCGGGAACTCCTCGGAGCTGG GGGTCTTCCAGGGCCCCGATCTCTGCTGCCAGGAACACGACCGCTGCCCACAGACTGTCTCACCCTTCCAGTACAACTATGGTATCCGAAACTACCGACTCCACACCATCTCCCACTGCAACTGTGATGCCAG GTTTCAGCAGTGTCTGCATAACCAGCGGGACTCCATCTCTGACATCGTGGGCGTGGCCTTCTTCAACGTGCTGGCGATCCCCTGCTTCGTGCTGGAGGACCAGGAGGCCTGTGTGGAGTGGTACTGGTGGGGCGG GTGTAGAACATATGGCTCTGTATCCCTCGCCCGTCTCCAGCCCAGGATCTTCTACAATGCCTCCTGGAGCTCCCTTGCCATCCCCCTGACTCCCAGTCCTCAGAACCCAGCGCCCAGCAAGCCTCGGTGGATTCAGCACCCTCAGAAGTGGCCAGCACAGCAGAAAGAGTCCAAGTACCCCAGCCAAGCCAACGCCACAGCCCTCCAGGCCCCTGTGGCCTCCCTTGGGCCTGATGTGGCCTCCATAGTCCGGCTGGAGGTCACTGATTCAGGCCTCCAGGGACCATGGCGTGGCCTAAAACCTCAAG GTGCCCGCCAGGCCTGCCGCAGCTTCCGCCGCCTGGACCAGTGTGAGCACCAGATCGGGCCCCAGAAGACCAAGTTCCAGCTGTTCAACAATGCCCGTGAACCTCTCTTCCACTGCAACTGCACGCGCCG TCTGGCACGCTTCCTGAGGCTCCACAGCCCACCTGTGGGTGCCAACATACTTTGGGAGCTGCTGGGCAAGACCTGCTTCAAACTGGCCCCTCCACTGGACTGTGCTGAGGGCAAAGG CTGTTCCAGAGACCCCAGGGCCATCAAGGTGTCAGCTCGGCACCTGCGGCGACTTCAGCAGAGGCAACTCCAGCTCCAGGGGACAGGCACAGACAACAGGCAGGCATGGACTTCAGAGCACCCAAAGGCCCCCATGTCATTCTATGACCGGTGCCTGCAGCTGACCCAGGGAGCCGGAAGACCTGAAGGACAGCAGAAATCCTGGAACCAGTGA